The window tttttgtgttaaaaAAACCATAGTGGGATGTTCCATATTATTAGTTTCATGTTGTTAAAATATCgtatggttgtttttgggtaATGGGAGGAAGTTTTCTGAAAACCCACAAAAAGACTTCATTTAAACTGAAGGCTGTTAGATTAATTACTTATTGTGCCCTACATGATCACATAAGTGTACAAGTAATAAAAGTCCCGCATACATTGAAGAACAAATACTAGATAGAATCAAAATATCATGACCAAAGTCATGTACCAAATTAATAAGTCACAAGATTCAATGACCAAATTCATGAATCTAACCTAAGTGATAAACGAAtttatatatacatttatgaaACTTTacataaataaatgtatatatatttatgactATTGTATATACATCCCTGAAATAATTGATTAATGGTAAGATTCATCTTATCAAGTAGAAAATATTAATGGGTcttattaataattaataatggGATGGATCACTTATACATCTACAAATAGGCTCTTGGTTCGTCTCTCCATTCAATGAGTTTGTGAGAATTATCCCATAACGAGAGCAAACATAAGAAAAAGTAGTAAAGAAAAGATCAAGACTTGAAACCATACAACTCCAAGTAGAGACATAATCAATGGCACAAGATATATCTTAATCCTCTTTGTTCATGCTTTGTAAGTCATGGTAGAagattttaatcttattttcTAACAAACTACTCTTCAATAGCTGCCCTGGCTGGAGCACCAACAAATCGTTATCGTCATTGTCCTAGCCAGGGTTCAAGTCGTTGCTATTATGTTAGTCTGGGTTCGAGAACTAATAGCCACAGTTAAATACAACATTTAGAGCTTGCCAACATTGATTGTATGGTCCATGTCAACTCAGCGCAATGGTCTCAAAGGAGATGATGTGTCATGATGCGTCATCAATGAGTCCCACATTTCAAGCCAATGATAGGGCAACTTTGATGATATGGCAATGCCATGTGACCATGGGGCTTGCTTACAGTGAGATGGCAACACCACTTCATCTTAGGGACGTATAATAGATAGATGAtgaattatttacttttattctTAGTCATTTGAAAAGTAACTAATGCCTTTCTTATGAATTAAATACCAGTTGTATCCTTCTGATAAATTAGATTTCAACacctaaatttaaaatttttacaattcccttttccaaaaaaaacaaatattatattataacAAGATTTTGAAACTCCATTTACCTATATATTTATAAACTTGATATATTTTATGATAAAATTTTATGTATTGCTCCCTCTCTTATCCCTGGCAACCCTCCTCCCCTGGGAGAGTGAAGGAAAAGAAGGGAGGGAGAGTGACAATGGTGGCAGTGGAGGAGGGGAGGTGGTGGTGGATTGATAGGGTGTGAAGTATAGTGATTTTATATGTGTAACTTGTCAGTTAATTGTGTTTTTAGTGCTTAATTTGAATGGAAACTGGCTAATTTGAATATTTGTCAATTTCTATAGGAAatatatgcaatcgagtaaggAATAAGTAAGATCCTATAGATAGTCCGACTGATTTAGTAATTTAGTTTTTATCAGCAGATTTCGTGATCGACCCTGTATGTTATCTCGTTGTGCCTTAGAACAACTCTCTACACGGTTTTAGGgatttaagttaaaaaaaaaaacgtttaagcaaaaaaaaaaaagtagggaACAAGTGGCAAATGCGACAAAAGTGGGAAAAAGCCAAAGGGAAGTCCGATGCCAGATTTATCGCCAAATGTATCACCCGGTTTCCAATGGAAAAAGTAAAGGAAGAAATCCAACCATGGACAAGTCACCGAGTGTTCACAGAAATTTGAACTAAATCTCAATGTGAAACATGTCCGGGCCTGGATTTAGGACCGAACTTCATCAAAATTCTCCTCGGACTCAACATTTTGTTAGCACTTTAAGACCTAATCCTAGCATACTTGGACTACAAGTTGAGCGAGCTATAAATAAGAGTTATTTAGGATGTTTTTAGATTAGAAAAATAATAGGTTAGCTTTAGTTCatgctttatttttttattttttttaaaatatcatcTTTTATTAGTGCAATCACAAAAAGTACAAAGTTCGAGGCTAGCCCTTCCGTAGGAATACAAGATCACACACCCTACCCTACCTGTAATTAACCCCTACGGCCAACGTCTACGAAAGTTTGGAAACCCAGACGCATCTAAAGAAATATCTCCACTCACCAACCAAGGCAAAGCATTATATGGCTCATAAATTGTAGTACACCCAACCTCCACGCCAACATTAGCCAACCTGTCTGCTGGCCTGTTTGCCTCCCGAAAGCAATGAGACACGACCTCAAAATACCGTCTATATCGCTGCAGCTCTGGTAACTCCCTCTGCAACGGCCATGGACACCTAATCTTCCCCTGAATAATACGGACCAACACCAGTGAATCAGATTCTAAATGCAACTTAACAAATCCCGGGGACACACCTAATTGCACACCAAAAAGTAGAGCTTTCATCTCCGCCTGAAGGCTTGTAGTCTCCCCAAACCAGCACGAAAAACCAAGCAGGAACCTCCTAACATAATCCCTGAACAGACCCCCACCACCACTCCTCCTTGGGTTACCGTTTGAGCAACTATCAGCATTCAATTTCACCACCGACTGAATCGGACATTGCCAACAAGCCTCCCGTATGATACACTTGCTCCGCAATCTTGCTATCATATCGAAAAAATCAACCCGTGAGTTACCAAGCAGTGATATCTCCCGAAACTGAAAACAGAACCATTCTTTCAACTCTAAGAAAATCCGATCACAAACATGCATTACCGAGTCTAACTTAGCATCAAATAGCCACAAATTTCGCATCTTCCATAAATTCCAACAGATTAACGATAGCAACGTGCGGAGAACAAAACCAAGGTAAGTATTAAGTGTAGGTTTTACCCACCAACGCATTAGCTAATGTCTAACCGTGAAAGCCGCACTAAACCTGCCAATAAGACCCTCAAAGCAACCCCAGACCTGCTTAGCCACCTCCCCCGTACAAAAGATGTGGTTAATAGTTTCTGAGGATAGGTTCAAACTATAACAAAAGCACCTAGAGGGGTCCAGAACCCCAAACTTGTGTAATACATCCATCAACGGCAATCTACCATACAGTAATCTCAACATAAAGATGGAAATTTTTGAGGGCAAAGCCCGATGCCACAAAGAAGCAAACATGCGTGAACCAATACCTCCTTTACGCACTATCTGATATGCCGATAAAATAGTAAACTCACCTGAACTCGTAGGGGTCCAGATCATGTCATCCGGCTCTGCCGTAGTAGAGGGAGCCATCCCCATCACCTGCTGTACCCATCCCACAGGTAGCACCCCATTTAAGCGCTGCAGATCTCACCTACCTTCCACGACAAAGTCTGCAACCGATCACTCTTGAAATGATTCCACCTGCTTACACGGCGGCCCTGTGCCCAACCAATTATCATGCCAAAAGTTGGAAGATCCGCTACCCAGCAACCATCTGATATGCGTTTTCGCTACCACTTGAGCGTGTAACATCCTCTTCCAATTGTGTGACCGTCCTAGGAAGAAATCGGAATAACATGGATGCATATCCGGGCAATACTTCCAATGCATGAACTCAATCTATAAAGATCATCGCTGCCTAAAATTCCaccataatttcaaaaaaaaaaaaagcatcaaaCACATGTTGCAAAGACCGAACGCCCGCACCTCCCTCCTCACTGACTCCATTTAATCCAATGAAACCGCGGCCCAAAATCAGACGAACCCCATAAGAATTCAGCTAAAATTCACTCCAACATGTCAAAAACCTCTTTTGGAGGACTGGATGCAGCAAAGATGTGGATCGGCATGGATGCCAGCACACTCCTTATCAGCACCAACTTCCCTTCTGATGACAAAAGCCGTTCCTTCCATGATAAAATCCTACTTGCAACTGAAGtacaaaatgcagcaaaataGCTTTTTTTTCGTCTTCCCGAGTACAATGGACACCCTAAATACGTCACCGGAAAGGCCTGGGACCGAAACCCCGTGACCTGTGCTACAACACGTTTCCGTAAATCCGACAATCTAGCATGGGATAGGAAACTACTTTTATAATGGTTCACCTTCTGTCTCGATATCGACGTATAGTCCTCCAACACATTCATAACCAGCTGCAGTGACCTTTTCATGCCACTCGAGAAGATAATGATATCATCTGCATAAGCCAAGTGCGTGATAATAGGGCATCCATGCGGAACCCAAAAAGGCACAAACCCCTGCCGTCTACCCAAGGAATTCAGATGACGGGAAAGCACCTCAGCACACAAAACAAAAAGGGCTGGCGAAAGCGGATCACCTTGATGAATCGCCCAACTAGACTTAAAGAAACCTCGGGGCGATCCATTTACCATAACTGAAAATCACACATTCGAGATCAGCCTCCAAATCATATCAGTCCAAGCTTCACAGAAGCCAAACCGTCTCAGCACCTGGATCAAGAATGGCCATGCAACCCTATCATAGGCCTTGGCCATGTCAATCTTTAAGACAATATTATCTCCTCTACTAGTCTTTCCAATATCAGCTATGAGCTCCTGAGCCAATAGAATATTATCAAAAATCTGCCTACCTTTCACAAAGCCGCTTTGCTGGGGGGATATAATGTCAGGTAAAACCTTGGCCAATCTAATCGCTAATATTTTGGAGATCACTTTATTGAGGAAATTGCACAGGCTAATCGGTCTGAACTGACTGAAATCTTGAGGGGAGCTAACATTGGGAATAAGAGCTACCCATGTTACCGTGATACTCTTGGGCAATTTCTACCCACAAAAGAAACTAATTACCGCCTCACATACATACTCTGTCACCACCTCCCATACAAAGGTAAAGAACCTACCAGTGAAACCGTCTGGTCCCGCTGCACTCTTCCTATCCATCCCAAACACCACCTCTCTTATCTCCTCCATCTCCGGAATCTTCATTAACTCTTCATTCTGGGAGTGAGAAACCATGTGGGGAATCACGTTTAGTGTATCCCAAGATCCTGACGAAGTTTTCGCCTAAAATAACATTTTAAAATACTCAACCGCCTCCGCTGCAATCCGATCATCTTCTGTCATCCAATTCCCAGTTGCACCTTTGATCCAATGAATCACCGCCTTTGCCCTACGATCCGCAACGACATAATggaaatattttgaatttttatccCCCTCTCGAATCCATTTAACCCTCGCCTTTTGCCTCCAATATCCTTCATCTACCATGAGTGAGTTCCGTAGAACCGCCCGAACTTCTTGAAGTGCAATTAAGTTTGGCTCCGAGGGGTCATTAACAAAAAGACCCTCCAACCTTAGCACCTCCCCACCTGCCTTTCTCACCCTCTCAAAAATATCTCCAAACACCTCTCTTGACCACAATTGCGCTTGTCGTTTTACCTCCCGCAATTTGGCCGCCAGTCTCTGCAAGGGAGGACCTGAAAACGATCCACCCCAACATCGTCCAATAACAACCAATAGCTCCAAGTTAGACATCCACACATTCAGGAATCGAAAGGATCTTGGCTTATTATCTAGCCTAGACCGTGCCGTCAATAACAAGGGAGCGTGATCCGAGGGATCCCGCCCCAAATGTTGCACCTCAAAATTATACTCTAAACTCAACGCATGTTGGTTGTACAACATTCTGTCTAGTCTCTTCCAGATACGCGCACTTCCCCCTCTATTATTACACCATGTGAATTTTGACCCTGAAAACCCAGCATCTCGTAATCTAGTCGTAGCCATGAAACAGATAAAATCAAAACCCTCCCCTAGGCGAAAAGGTAAATCACCTTGCTTTTCCTCCTCACTGACTATGACATTGAAATCCCCAACCAGGAACCATGGTGCATCCCCCGGGTTATCGAGCAATAGTGAAGACCAAAGCGATCTTCTTTCCTACTCATTACACTTTGCATGCACAAACGAAAAAATCATGGGGCCGAATACCATTTGCGAATGTAACGTTCATGCTTTATAACTTGTCTTGAGAGATCGAGATTGAGTGACATGCAAGCAAGAATTAAGGAGCAATCAATACAGAGACTAGAGCActaaaaattgagaaaattttctTACTTATTTTCTAATATTGTATTTGCTACTTGAATTCTTGGGTTTATTAATGGCTATATTGAACTAATTTGTTTCAAGGGTTAGAATTTTGTGAAGGAGTATtggttatttattttagttaaaTTTCTGACTTTTTCCTTGATTTATCTATCTTGTTTTAATTATATGTTTATACTTGATCACCATAAACATGTTCTTAGGGTTCATATTGCTTATCTTATAAAATGACAGGCATATAATGCTCTTGGTTCTTAAATAGGTATAATTGATTTTGATCACATCCATAATTCATTGTAATAGTTTTCTTGGATAGGAATAATTGACTTTAATTGCATCTCTGATTAATCGTAATAGATTTCTTGAATACCAGATAgtaaaaattaaggaaaaaaggCAATAAATTCGGGTGAAAATCTCTATATAATGCAACATGAAATTTCAAGCCAAGCTAAAGTCCAATGGTATGTAATTGAACTCGATATTTTGACAAGCTAAGCTTTACATGAACATATGTCttaaatttcaaaccaaactcgatcaatttctttcaaaaaattatcaaacACAAGTCGAGTTCAAacattctttttaattttcaaatcaatccTGAACATACCTCTGTCCGCTGAGGCTTGTTTTCAGTCCTATTGATGCCAAAATTACACTTTGCTCTAATaaatgaacaaattgcattgcatttcatcattaataaataatataaaaaatgcTTGTAGTTACAAAAATGAAAGATTCCTGTACTTTTTTTATTTACCAAAGAAAGAAGAAcaaattttatttacaaaatcCAAGTTTAGAAAGTATTTCAAACATGAAacaaaatataataaatttgTACTATGAGTTTCAAAACGTATCTTGAGTTTTTGTTTTAGATACAAGTAAATTAAACCTTAAGAGCATGTTTTAAATATGTGTATATCAGTATTGACTAAAAAAACTTTAATACAAAATATAATACGAAATGGAGTATCAAGGTAGACAAAGAGTTTTATGTTGGgaattatttattcaaattgCAATAAAGATTAAATTTAATGCAATCTACTACCAATTTATGatcttttgtgtttttgttGGTTCTTGTgagtgccttttttttttaccatcataGTTTTTTCAATAAGAAATTATGTAGGTTTTCAATTTTATAGCGGTTATCTCTATGGGATTATATTGATTGAAGTTTATTATCCAATTCAATTTTTtccattaatttattttaaagataATTCAATGGGGATCCATGAATTTAGTACTTAGTCCATATATACTTGGAGAGGAAAAGATATTGGAGTAAAAGAATTTAATTGAGATTGAAGTTCTAGTCAATTATATCAACAAAATTGTTTCATTACTTGAATAAGGAAGGAAAATGGGATAATGGGAGAAAGGAAAATCACATGATAGGAGATTGGGAGTTCATGTTAAAATGGACTTGGGGTGTGCAATGCGTGTACAATGATTCATTAAGTTTTTAGAAAGTTGTGATTATATATGTGAGCGTGTGTCTAGtatataattttattgaacaagGATATTTGAACTATTTTATGTTTTAGTGTAGATGAATCATTTTTTAATTCTGTGTGCACAAGATTATTTTAAGTGAAAAGAATAGGTGATTTTATAGCTTATCAACTAATGTAGGTGTCATGAATGTGAGACActccaaaaaaaacaaagaaagaaagaatcaaTAGATGCTGACATGAATCTCATCCAACATCTAGATCATAAATTtgtgatgaaaatttttaccaaaaaaaataataaatagataaaaattTTAAACACTAAGTCTTTCTTTttgggggggggagggggttcAACTGGAGGCCTAACTACCAATTAATAATAGCACAATCAAGGAAACATTCATAAAATTTGTTGATAATAGAGGCTTAGGAAATAAAGCGCCCCAAATTGCAAATTCAAATTCTAGGAGATCAACGCAAGAATTGCCTTTTCTCCAGTATTGAGAACGCTTGCATTGCCAATTACTACTTAGAAGTTCCCAATTTTCTAACATCAGGTTGAAAACTTATGATGAGCATCTGCATAATTGACAAGTTGAATGTTTATGTGAGTGCCCGACACAACTTCAATATGTTGAAATAGAATTTTTAGTGAGTCAAATCAAACTAAATACTTAGCGTTGAAACTTTGTTCATATAATATTGGGCAAAAAACTCCAACGGCCATTAAACTATTGTCAggatcatgttttggccatcgaACTATTTTTCGTCAATAATTGGCCACTGAACAACTTAATCAATAAATTCGTGGCCATTTCGTTGATAATGACtcttaatttctaaaattagCAAGACACGTGGCAAAGGACAAGGACAATTTTGTAGCCTTCTCAATCTTAATCACTCTATCATCGCCACCCTCATTTTCCATGTGCAAAAAACAATCTAACACTAAAACAGAAGCCTCCCTCACCGGAATCATGGGGGAATCCTTAGTATAAGCTTTACtcccttgcaaaaaaaaaaaaaaaaaaatctcccaGAGCATTCCAGAACCAATTTTGCTGGATTAGGCAAGAGTTCCAATGCTTTTGGAACTTCTTCTCGGAGTTTATCCGGTTCTCCAATATTAGTTACCATGTATTTCTGAAGCCCTCTGCTAGACATTAATGTACAAAGGCTTTCCAGCTCTGATTGACATGATttcccatttcctttttctttttctttttcttttactggAGAAGGGCTTGATGGTGGTCGGGTAGAGGTGGGCGGAGGGAGGGGAATAATGGGTAAAATTTCACGGGGTAGGGAGGAAAGATTATTTTTGGAGGGATAATTGGGAATCAAGAGTGGAATTAATGGAATCGAGGTGAGCTTGGAGGTCGTAATAGCAACTGTTGAAGGCTTCAAGGGCAGCGGACAGGTCGCGGAGATAGGTGATTGAACTGAGAAAAGATGGGGCTAACGGAGGATATGACGAGGTTTGTGATGGTCGAGATGGGAGAGAAGTGATGGAGGTGGGTTGTGGCTCTTGGTTGATAGGGGTGCCAGTTTCTGGTTGCGGAGGTGATGGATTGGGATCATGTTCAACCTTGATAGGAAGAAGAATAGGTTCCGTTACAGCCGGCTGCGCCATGGGAACGATGGTTGATGGCTGTTCGCGAGAGTACAAGGATTTGACTGAATAAGTCGAGCATCAAAAAAAGAGCCAATTAGTGGGATTATACATCCCTGTTGTCTCTATCTGCTCAGGGGTCCTCTTAATCCACTTGGGAGTCTGAGCCCAAGAGCCCTGGTTGCGCCTCAACTGGCTTAAGTACTGGGCTTTGGCTTTGATAATCCGGCGAGCGTTGTCGTCGGAAAGCTGATTCTTGGGGTTCTTGGACTTGGGTTTCAGCTTATTGACTGCACAGCGGCAGCAGAAAGTGGTGGCATTTGATCTGTAAATTGTTGGACAAAATTGTCCCTGTCCtgctaattttaaaaattaagagTCATTATCAACGAAAAGGCCACGAATTTACTGATTAAGTTGTTCAGTGgctaattattgacaaaaaatagtttgatggccaaaacatgatccTGACAATAGTTTAATAGCCGCTGGTGTTTTTTGCCCTATAATATATGAACAAAGCTTTTAATGACTCGaatcaaattaaatatttaGTGTTCCAactttattcatataatatatgaAAAGGATCTCGAGCTCAATTCGAATATTATATATAATCAAACATTTTTTTAACTCAAACAAGTTGAACAAGAACCTGTGAAAAATTCAATTCATTGAAAGTTCAATATCAAAGTCCCAAATGCCATGCCAAAGTGCTTACAATTCAATTGCCAAGCTAGATGCATACCCTGTGTTTCCAGTAAAACCCATTAGCCAATGTCGTTGATCATTTCGGAGAATGCCCCGCCACAGGCTACACCAAGCCAAGGTGTCCTAATTCCCAAAGCTGATCCATGAATGCTGAGTTTTAACCCAACCTAGTTGAGGAAATTTACACCTTAGGAGAACATCTTTCTTTCTGGTTTGGATTtctatttttagaattttttttgtagaaaaatatgccgatttgatatatatgagataaaaaaaataattaaaaaatatgttcatagaaaatgtaaaattttttctgctaaaaaccacaaaattttaacaaatttttaaCTTTGAAGTCTGATGCCCAATCTCCTGCAAATTTTCAACTATCAGGCCCAACCATGTAATGATGCAATTGGAGATGGGCCTAGATTCGACTTCAGGGGAATCTGAAACCTTCTTGAAGTACCGAATACTATCTAGCCCAATATCCTCTTTCAGAGGAATCTGGAATTTTCGAATCTTGTTGTGTTTTCATTTCAGCCATTTTTTTTTCGCTCGGTCCATATTCAttgggataaaaaaaaaagagaaagaaaaaagtctccatattcacattttttttcattgttaTTGGCACTCAATTATTCATCAATGTTCCCCTTCTTAGTACTTATATACCATGCCAATTAGGCAACAATATCCCTATTTAATCCCCATTCAATTTTGCTATCAATTACTACATTTCAACCACTGTTTCGTTATGAGATTGtaattgaaattaaaattttaagtattttgttgattcacacaaataaaaaatgaaggagTTATGATGTAAAATACGAGTATCTATAATCTAATTAAAATTGTTTTTTTGTTAATCATTATTTATCAATGTTTTATCTAAATCCTTATTTACAACATCCATTAGGCAACAATATCCCTACACTATTATTGCTTTTCAAtcactatttttactattaAATTGCAACCAAATTGAAAGTCTAagtatttttaatttattcaagaaactaaaaaatcaaaataaggaGATTACATTAATAAACATAGGTACACCAACAACATATTTGTGAGGGATTacttcagaaacctcccctgaaatttgtcataatatcactcaactcCCTTCAAGTTTTTAAAAACTCACTTATCTCCCTTGTCAATTTGACAAAACTAAATATTCCTATTAAAGATCATAAATTAACAACATTACCCTTACTCTTAATAACTATTTAAtcaaaaatccaaaacaaaataatattttgaaagcaaaaaatgtaaattaaaaaaattgttgcCTAATAATGGTCTATATTTCTTTACATTAGGATCATAGTGGGATAGCAAAGTACGTgcataaattaaatttaatcaaaatcaatcacTTAAGACGATTTTGGAGAGTAATTAACACTTAAAAATTTCGTGTACATTTAAAATTAAGGAAGTCAAGATACTTTTTGgagaaatatgttttaattcatGGTGTAGTTTAAGTTGtattgaaaactaaaataatctCTTCATATGTGTGAATGTTTCAAGGTGTAAATTTTGCTATTTTGTTTCaatacaactaaaataaatagtttATGTCAAGCAATTTACaccttataaaaatttaatcttATCTTACTTTTTATTGTTGTTATAAATTCCATAAGTAGGATAACATAAGAGTAGTATTGGAACAAAAGTTTCATCTTTCTTATATTTCCTCCAAACTGATTAAAATGTTAGTACAAGAAATGTCAATTCAAGGGAAGTAAGTGAGA is drawn from Coffea arabica cultivar ET-39 chromosome 1c, Coffea Arabica ET-39 HiFi, whole genome shotgun sequence and contains these coding sequences:
- the LOC140038826 gene encoding uncharacterized protein, whose product is MVNGSPRGFFKSSWAIHQGDPLSPALFVLCAEVLSRHLNSLGRRQGFVPFWVPHGCPIITHLAYADDIIIFSSGMKRSLQLVMNVLEDYTSISRQKVNHYKSSFLSHARLSDLRKRVVAQVTGFRSQAFPVTYLGCPLYSGRRKKSYFAAFCTSVASRILSWKERLLSSEGKLVLIRSVLASMPIHIFAASSPPKEGRRVSRWNHFKSDRLQTLSWKVMGMAPSTTAEPDDMIWTPTSSGEFTILSAYQIVRKGGIGSRMFASLWHRALPSKISIFMLRLLYGRLPLMDVLHKFGVLDPSRCFCYSLNLSSETINHIFCTGEVAKQVWGCFEGLIGRFSAAFTFREISLLGNSRVDFFDMIARLRSKCIIREACWQCPIQSVVKLNADSCSNGNPRRSGGGGLFRDYVRRFLLGFSCWFGETTSLQAEMKALLFGVQLGVSPGFVKLHLESDSLVLVRIIQGKIRCPWPLQRELPELQRYRRYFEVVSHCFREANRPADRLANVGVEVGCTTIYEPYNALPWLVSGDISLDASGFPNFRRRWP
- the LOC140038827 gene encoding uncharacterized protein; this encodes MSSRGLQKYMVTNIGEPDKLREEVPKALELLPNPAKLERRSLWSSLLLDNPGDAPWFLVGDFNVIVSEEEKQGPPLQRLAAKLREVKRQAQLWSREVFGDIFERVRKAGGEVLRLEGLFVNDPSEPNLIALQEVRAVLRNSLMVDEGYWRQKARVKWIREGDKNSKYFHYVVADRRAKAVIHWIKGATGNWMTEDDRIAAEANEELMKIPEMEEIREVVFGMDRKSAAGPDGFTGRFFTFVWEVVTDSPQDFSQFRPISLCNFLNKVISKILAIRLAKVLPDIISPQQSGFVKGRQIFDNILLAQELIADIGKTSRGDNIVLKIDMAKAYDRVAWPFLIQVLRRFGFCEAWTDMIWRLISNV